A genomic segment from Stegostoma tigrinum isolate sSteTig4 chromosome 1, sSteTig4.hap1, whole genome shotgun sequence encodes:
- the gnpda2 gene encoding glucosamine-6-phosphate isomerase 2 isoform X1, giving the protein MRLVILEDYDKASEWAARYICNSIVQFKPGPSRYFTLGLPTGSTPAGCYKKLIEYYKNGDLSFKYVKTFNMDEYVALPRDHPESYHSYMWNTFFKHIDIDPKNAHILDGNAPDLQAECDAFEQKIAEAGGIELFVGGIGPDGHIAFNEPGSSLVSRTRVKTLAKETILANARFFDGDLSKVPTMALTVGVGTVMDAKEVMILITGAHKAFALYKAIEEGVNHMWTVSAFQQHPHTTFVCDDDATLELKVKTVKYFQGLMHVHNQLVEPLHSMKSYND; this is encoded by the exons ATGCGTTTGGTCATTCTTGAAGACTATGACAAAGCCAGTGAATGGGCAGCCAGATACATTTGCAATTCAATTGTTCAATTTAAACCTGGCCCAAGCCGATATTTTACTTTGGGTTTACCCACAG GGAGCACACCTGCTGGGTGTTACAAAAAGCTGATTGAATATTATAAGAATGGTGACCTCTCTTTCAAATATGTGAAGACGTTCAACATGGATGAATATGTTG CACTTCCGAGGGATCATCCAGAAAGCTACCACTCCTATATGTGGAATACCTTCTTCAAGCATATTGATATAGACCCAAAGAATGCTCATATTCTTGATGGCAATGCACCAGATCTGCAGGCAGAGTGTGATGCCTTTGAACAGAAGATTGCTGAAGCTGGAGGAATTGAACTGTTTGTTGGAG GTATTGGTCCTGATGGACACATTGCTTTCAATGAGCCTGGATCAAGCCTGGTATCAAGAACAAGGGTGAAAACATTAGCCAAAGAAACTATTCTGGCAAACGCAAGATTTTTTGATGGTGACTTGTCAAAAGTACCTACCATGGCATTAACCGTAGGTGTTGGAACAGTAATGGATGCTAAAGAG GTTATGATTCTCATCACAGGAGCACACAAGGCATTTGCATTGTACAAGGCAATCGAAGAGGGAGTAAATCATATGTGGACCGTTTCTGCCTTTCAGCAGCACCCACATACCACCTTTGTTTGTGATGATGATGCTACTTTGGAGCTTAAAGTTAAAACAGTGAAGTATTTTCAAG
- the gnpda2 gene encoding glucosamine-6-phosphate isomerase 2 isoform X2 has product MDEYVALPRDHPESYHSYMWNTFFKHIDIDPKNAHILDGNAPDLQAECDAFEQKIAEAGGIELFVGGIGPDGHIAFNEPGSSLVSRTRVKTLAKETILANARFFDGDLSKVPTMALTVGVGTVMDAKEVMILITGAHKAFALYKAIEEGVNHMWTVSAFQQHPHTTFVCDDDATLELKVKTVKYFQGLMHVHNQLVEPLHSMKSYND; this is encoded by the exons ATGGATGAATATGTTG CACTTCCGAGGGATCATCCAGAAAGCTACCACTCCTATATGTGGAATACCTTCTTCAAGCATATTGATATAGACCCAAAGAATGCTCATATTCTTGATGGCAATGCACCAGATCTGCAGGCAGAGTGTGATGCCTTTGAACAGAAGATTGCTGAAGCTGGAGGAATTGAACTGTTTGTTGGAG GTATTGGTCCTGATGGACACATTGCTTTCAATGAGCCTGGATCAAGCCTGGTATCAAGAACAAGGGTGAAAACATTAGCCAAAGAAACTATTCTGGCAAACGCAAGATTTTTTGATGGTGACTTGTCAAAAGTACCTACCATGGCATTAACCGTAGGTGTTGGAACAGTAATGGATGCTAAAGAG GTTATGATTCTCATCACAGGAGCACACAAGGCATTTGCATTGTACAAGGCAATCGAAGAGGGAGTAAATCATATGTGGACCGTTTCTGCCTTTCAGCAGCACCCACATACCACCTTTGTTTGTGATGATGATGCTACTTTGGAGCTTAAAGTTAAAACAGTGAAGTATTTTCAAG